atgctgctgctctgtttgttAACCCTACAATTTCTTTGTATTGTGGACTGCTACCCCAATGGGGCTCCCACCGGTGCCTGTAAGGACATGATGCCTCAGCATGCAGGAGTTGTCCCTCAGACGTCACCAGCTCCGTACACCATTCTCACCAACATGAAGCGATATCTACCTGGCATGCCTGTTACCGGTAAGATCTTCAATACTCCAATAAGAAAAGAATACAGaaaccattagatccatcatTCTTGTTCACCTATTCAATGCAAGGAGACTGTTGTGCAAATATAAACCACCTATGTTTGATGTGGGTAACTTCTGTTTTGTTATGCGCCCCTGCAGTCACCATTATCGGACCGCAATACAGAGGGGTCCTTCTGGAAGCCCGAAGAGAACATTTCAATGATGCTTATGGAAGCTGGAAAATCCCTCCTCCAGACACCAAATTTCTCCAGGTGCCCTCAACATTCAGATAAAAATGTAGTaagaagaaatgtcttctgAAAAAATGTGGCTTTAAACGTGGCTTTAGACCAGTGGCGTGCgatcaggggaggcaggtgatcatggaagaataatataatgataagataaattgctattttcaccctgtgttTTGTActataaattattcatttttcatttagcttaaccaattttgattattttttcttcaaaatcgctgaatttttgCTATTTCCCATTCACATGCTCGGAAGGGAAGCTGGTGaagcagcagcgagctgagcctcacctgggattgatccacctctcgctaactgcactggctgccattctatgggagcatgtttcttctgtctgtacgtcgccaacaaaatgattaaacaacatttaatatatgaactgattttccatcatttagCTTATCTATATAaagtacagtgctttttgtcatcgactgtgtgtgtaatgtgatatgtgtgctgaggagcgatcataaacggcagagaaaagagtcgaggtgaggcaggcagttctctcgcctcatggcagggggcgctcatgatcccagacattgtgactccacgtctgcagagtaagagacactaacagcgagctagccatacagtaaataaGGGAAGCTACACGCAACGAGTCTACGTGTAGCTTGGCCGatacacagagagaaaaaggtggtttgagttgtacttcaacGGGTTTCCC
The genomic region above belongs to Xiphophorus maculatus strain JP 163 A chromosome 12, X_maculatus-5.0-male, whole genome shotgun sequence and contains:
- the LOC102229560 gene encoding putative defense protein Hdd11-like; amino-acid sequence: MLLLCLLTLQFLCIVDCYPNGAPTGACKDMMPQHAGVVPQTSPAPYTILTNMKRYLPGMPVTVTIIGPQYRGVLLEARREHFNDAYGSWKIPPPDTKFLQCSGNPQGAITHANTNLKSNTTVYTWIPHDIMHPVYFMATVAQQRTVYWINVRSNILPSEDLGGLKMATNASAGIAEENPLLLFLIYYLLIQILG